The following is a genomic window from Parvularculales bacterium.
CGGCCATATCCATCACTGGTCCCATCGGTACTTTGCCACCAATGCGCTGCTTGATTTCGTCCTTGGTAAAATTTTTCGTGACAGCGCTGATGCCCGCAATTACTTCTGATGTGTTGCCCATGCGCCAACTGATTTTAACTTTCTCGGCATCTACCAGCAATTGTGGCGCATCCAATTCACGGCACAGGGTCTCATAAAAATTATCCTGCGGGGCGGCAATGGTTACAAAACCATCCTTGGTCGGAAACATACCGAACGGAGCAATAAACGGGTGATGATTCCCTTCGGGCCGCGGCGTTTTCTCGGCAATGAAATGCTGATAGACCATGCGCTCGGATACAGACAAAACGCCATCCACCATTGACACATCGACAAACTGACCTTGTCCGGTATTGCGGGCGTGGTGTACCGCCGCCAATATGCCAAATGCCATGAACATGCCTGGCGCAATATCACCAATCCCCGGTCCGACCTTGGTAGGCGTCTCACCATCGGGACCGGTGATGGACATCACCCCACCCATAGCCTGCGCCACTACATCGAAGGCCGGCCAGTCAATATATTCGGAACTACCGGTGCGTGCATCGCCAAAGCCGCGCAGACAGGCATAGACAAGCTTAGGGTTTTCTTCACGCAACGTCTCATAGGCGAGACCCAGCTTATCCATCACCCCATGACGGAAATTTTCGGCCAGAACATCAGCGTTGCGAATAAGCCCGATTAGTGCCGCTCGGCCTTCTTCCGACTTCAAATTGAGTGCAACTGACCGCTTATTGCGATTGACGCTTTGAAAATAGCCGCTATGGGTTTTTTGTGTGTCATCGGCGAAATATGGTCCGGCAGTGCGACTCAAATCGCCGGAAAGACTTTCAATTTTGATGACGTCAGCACCATGGTCAGCCAATATCATGGTACCGAATGGCCCAGCCAGAGCCTGGGTCAGGTCAATCACCCGAATGTCACGCAAAGCGCCGAATGGTTTTCTGTCTTTCATACCAACTCCCAAACCTATGAAATGGCAAAGCCGCCCAACGTGCAAGAGGCAGGGTTGCTTCATCACAGACATGATATGTCCAATGTCGGGGGTTTCAAGCGTAACTGTTTTTTGGCAGTCTAGTCATAGAAAGGGAGCGAAGTTTCATGTCTGCTACATATCAACTTGCTGATAAAATCGTTGCTTTGCGTAGCGACGAGTTGGACGCGGAAGCCGAAACCGTTGCCAAACAATGTCTGCTTGACTGGTTTGGTGTGGCACTACAGGGGGCCCAGGAACCGGTCGCCGATATCATGGCCGGTGAACTGGCAGGTGCCAAAGGTGACAATAAAGGTAGCCATTCGCTAGTCGGGCGGCGAGAGAAAGCCGATTTAATTGATGCGGCGATGATTAACGGAACCATCGGTCACGCACTGGATTATGACGACGCCATTCCGGCCTCGATGGGCCACGCTACCGTGCCGGTAGCACCGACCGTTCTGGCGCTGGCCACCGAAATGGACGCTAGCGGCGATATGGCGGTGAGGGCTTTCCTCGCCGGTTATGAAGCCGAATGTGCGCTGGGCAGATATTTTGGCGAACAACATTATGCGCGTGGCTATCACGCTACCGGCACGATCGGTACATTTGGCGCTGCCGCTGCCGCTTCCCTGCTTCTGGGACTTGATGCCAAGCAAACAGCCCGCGCTTTGTCGCTGGCCGCCACACAGGCCTCGGGCCTGAAGGCTTTGTTTGGTTCAATGGGTAAGCCCATGCATGCCGGACGTGCAGCGGCTGATGGCCTTCTGGCGGCGCGTCTGATTGCGCGCGGCTTTGACAGCATTGAAAACGGATTGGAAGTGAAACAGGGCGCCGGTCATGTGCTGGCCGGCAATGAGCCGGATAAAGATATTCGACTGGATAAATTCGGTACGCAAATTCGTGGCACATTGTTCAAATATCACGCCGCCTGTTACGGCACCCATGCGCCGATTGAAGCGGCACGCGATTTTATGGCGGCCCATAATGTGGACGACGTTGAAAGCATTGAAATTCATGTCGGCACAGCTACCATCGGCATGTGTGATATTGAAGCGCCTACCTCGCCGCTGGAATGCAAGTTCAGCCTGCACCAAACTGTGGCCATGGCGCTTGCCGGTGTGGACACAGCAAGTCTCGAAAATTATTCTGCCGCCAAGGCAGCGGATCCAAAACTTACTGCTTTACGCGAAAAAATGAGCGTTATTAGTGGGTTTGAAGATGAAACGGGAATTATGAGCGCCAAGCTTGTGATTAAGACCAAGGACGAAACGGTAGAATTTTATCGCCATATGGGCCACCCGAATGACAATCTTGAAGATCAACAAAACCGGTTGGAAGCCAAATATGACGCATTGGCAAGACCCGTGTTGGGAGAGGCAGCCGATGAGTTGAAACGGGCGGTTCTGGATTTACCGCAAGCACCGCATGTACATCATCTGATGCAGTCAGCGGTGCCTGTTTAGGGTATCGGTAATCTGCGCTATTTGCCGAGTAGATTATCGGAAATTATGCGCTGCTGGATTTCCGAACTACCTTCAAATATTTTGGTCAGCCGCGCATCACGCCAATAGCGTTCCACCGCATGCAAAGTGGTGTACCCGGCCCCACCCAGAATTTGCAGAGCTTCCGAAGTCACCCGCTCGGCCATTTCGGCAGCAAAATATTTGACCATGGCCGCTTCAGTATCACAGCGCCGCCCACTATCTATCTCATTACAGACGAAATAAAGCAGTTGGCGCGCCGCTTCGACTTCGGTCGCCATAGTGGCGATTTTGAAGCGGATGGACTGAAATTTTTCAATGGCACGGCCGAATTGTTCACGCTCTTTGGCGTAAGCCATGGCATCTTCTAGCGCACCCTGCGCCAGACCGATGGAACGCGCCGCCGTATGGGCTCGCGCTGCTTCAAGACCTGAGGCAACCGCTTTGAACGCATTGCCCTTTCTGCCGACAGCGGCATATTTCGGCGTACGGGCATTGTCAAAAGCTAGTTCATAAGTGCGCCAGCCGTGATAGCCTATTTTCGGGATCGGTGCGCCGGAGCAACCCTCGGGAAATTCACCGCGCGGTTTTTCGAACGCCACCGCTGTCAGACCGGCCCATCGCGGTGCGTCCGGATCGGTCTCGGTGCGGCAAATGACATGAATGAAATCAGCACGGTCGGCAAATGTGCACCAGTATTTATTGCCTGTGATCAACCAATGGTCGCCATCATCGACGGCGCGGCAGGTAATGGAAGCGATATCTGAACCGGCATTGGGTTCTGACATGGAGAAAGCGCCAAGATATTTACCTTGCGCCATCAGCGCAGTTTTTTCGGCCCGTTCTTCTTCAGTCGCAGCCGGAATAGAGCGGTAGAAACCATTGCCGCGGGCAATGATGGAGGCAACGCTCATCCAGCCGCGCGCCAATTGTTCTGCAACCACGCAATATTCGAAACAGCCAAGACCCAAGCCGCCTTTTTCTTCGGGAATTGTAATACCGAAGTATCCCATTTCACCCATCTTATCGATAAGGTCGTCAGGAATATCGCCTTTTTCCGGATCCAGCTTATTGGCCACCGGCAGCACTTCATTTATCGTGAACACGCGCGCAGTATCACGGATTAAAATCCGCTCTTCGCTCCAATAACCTGATGCGTTTTGCGCCTTTTCGATCATTTCAGCTGCTGACATATTTTCCTCCTACATGCCAATCAAATTGGCACGATTGACGGTGTTCTGAAACAGCCGCGCAGATGCGGCGTCCACCATGACACCTTTATGACCCACCGATCCCAGACCTTCGGCGGCAGCTTTTTCATAAACATCAATAATTTCGCGGGCGAAGTCGACATCAGACTGGCTTGGCGAAAACACCTCCAGTGCCGGTTCAATTTGTGCCGGATGAATAGCCCATTTGCCAACCATTCCCAGCGTTAAAGCGCGCAGGCATTCGACCCTATAGGCTTTGTCATTTTTGAAATCGGCAAACGGCCCGTCCACCGCATCAATACCGACAGCGCGTGCGGCAATGGTCATGTGATAACGCGGATAGTGGAAAATATCACCGGGATAACCATCTGTGCGGCCAATATTTTTGACCGCCAGACCCTGACTGGCGGCATAATCACCCATGCCGAAAATCATACATTCCAGTCTTTCACAGCTATTGGCAATCTCTACCACATTTTGCATGGCCTCAACTTCTTCAATCAAAACTTCCAAACCGATACGGCGTTCCAATCCCAGCTTCATTTCCAGCTGGCTCAACAGTTTATCGGCAAATTGCACATCCGAGGCGTTCATCGGCTTGGGCAGCATAATCGTGTCAAGGTTTTTGCCGGCCTTTTCGACAACGGTGATGATATCCTCATAACACCATTCAGTACCCACATCATTGACCCGCACACAGCGTACCGTCTTGCCCCAATCGAGATTGTTCAGCGCCTCGGCAATCGTGTCACGTGCGCCAGGCTTGGCCGATGGGGCCACAGCGTCTTCCAGATCACAAAACACGTGGTCGGCAGCAGACGCCGCCGCTTTGGTCAGCATTTTTTCACTGACTCCCGGAACGGCCAGTTGTGAACGGCGCAGACGCATAAGTTTTTGGCTCATATCAACCTCCTTTTATTCAAGCAGTCTAACAATAATGCGCGGTGACACTATCGCCAATATGATGAAAGCTCTTTATCACATATCCGATATAGCAGTGTTGTCTATTTTCGGGCATTTTTGGTTAAATTATGACTCTATTGAAATGACGGAGGTGACAGTGAATTTTGACCCAACATTTGACGGGCGCATAAAACTGCCCCTTATCGTGGCGCCGATGTTTCTGGTGTCTAATCCATCACTTACTCTAGCTGCCGCCTCACAAGGTGTTATCGGCAGTTTCCCTGCGCATGCTACGCGCACGCGCGAGATATTCAAGGATTGGCTGGATGACATGCAGGCCGGTCTTGCCGAACTGGATAATCCACCGCCTTACGCAGTCAATCTGGTAGTGCATCCGACCAATGAGCGTATGCCGGGCGATTTAGAATTATGCGAACGCTATAAAGTGCCGATTGTACTGACCTCGAAAGGAGCGCCCAAAGATACGTTTTCGCGCATCCATGATTGGGGCGGGTTGGCATTTCACGACGTTTCCTCAGCACGCCACTCTGAAAAAGCGGTTGAGGCCGGCGCTGATGCCTTGATTGCCGTATGCGGCGGGGCCGGTGGTCATTGTGGAACGATCAACCCGTTCGCACTGGTCAATGAGATTCGTGAGGTGACCGATAAGCCGATTATCCTAGCAGGCGGGATGAGTACCGGTCAGGACATTTTGGCCGCACAAGCCATGGGAGCAACTTATGTCTATATGGGTACGCGCTTTATCGCCTGCAATGAAAGTATGGCGGATACCCGCTATGCGCAAACGCTGATTGAATGCACCTCAAAAGATATTTTCTTTTCAGCGGCTTTGGACGGGGCGCCGGCCAATTGGGTGACACCGTCTCTCATCGAAGCTGGAGTGGATTTAGAAGAACTGGCAACCACCATTCCGGGTGAGGTTATGCCATCGGGCAAGGTGGCTGAGCGCTATTCAAAAGTGTTATCGGCCGGTCATGGTGTAGGTATGGTTAAGCGAATCGAAAGTGCGGTGGATTTATGTGCTCACCTAAAAAGCGAATACGACACCGCCAAAACAGCCATGCTGGCTTAAGGTTCTCATGTAAGATGCCTATATCACGTATAAATTATATTACAGAATATGATTTGGATTCTGCTACCCGTTGCGCTAGGAAAAAAAGGAGAGATAAATAATGCAGGAAAAAAATCTCATTAATGCCAAATTGATTGCCCAGAATAAGGGACTGCCGCACGATTGGTTTGCCGATTGGCGAACCGATGATCCGGTACACTGGAACCCTCCCAATCCAGACTACACCACCGAGCTGGTAGGGGGAGCGCTGGATAAGGGTTTCTGGGTGTTGACCCGCTATCAGGACGTCTATGACGTATCGCGAGACCAGGAGCGGTTTTCCTCGCACACGGGCGGGCCTGTTATCTGGGATTTAAACCCCGAACAACTTGCCATACAACAGGCCGGATTGATGGGTATGCCTATACATGAACACAGCCAGACCAAACGGCTAATCATGCCTCCTTTTGCGCCAAAAGCACTTGCCGCCTTTAGCGATAAAATCACCGCAGCCGCGGCAGCGATTGTTGATGATGTTGCCAGTCTCGGGCAGTGCGAATTTGTTTTTGATGTTGCTTCCAAACTGCCCGTCTATACATTTTGTGAGTTGATGGGCATTGCACCGGAAGACCGCAAAAAAGTTTTCAAGCTAGGCAACGAGCTGGCCGATATTGAAAACCGCAAACCTGAGCATAATCCGAACGAAGGCCTGTTTGAACTGGCAATGAAGGTTTGCGCCGAAAAACAAGATACCCCTGACGAGACTATAATGAGCCGTCTT
Proteins encoded in this region:
- a CDS encoding cytochrome P450; translated protein: MQEKNLINAKLIAQNKGLPHDWFADWRTDDPVHWNPPNPDYTTELVGGALDKGFWVLTRYQDVYDVSRDQERFSSHTGGPVIWDLNPEQLAIQQAGLMGMPIHEHSQTKRLIMPPFAPKALAAFSDKITAAAAAIVDDVASLGQCEFVFDVASKLPVYTFCELMGIAPEDRKKVFKLGNELADIENRKPEHNPNEGLFELAMKVCAEKQDTPDETIMSRLLHGEVDGEKLNTLQVQMFFVTMSIAGHETTRSTLGHFLRLMHEHPDQRAILMEDLKGRLPNAIHEVLRHSPPVIKFRRTATQDTRIGDTDVKQGDKIYLSYPAANRDPAVFDDPDRFDILRPNADQHLSFGTGPHVCVGARLALMQLQSMLHCLLTRLPDIKPVGEMRYMRSIWFNAIIDMPVRFTAE
- a CDS encoding nitronate monooxygenase — translated: MRGDTIANMMKALYHISDIAVLSIFGHFWLNYDSIEMTEVTVNFDPTFDGRIKLPLIVAPMFLVSNPSLTLAAASQGVIGSFPAHATRTREIFKDWLDDMQAGLAELDNPPPYAVNLVVHPTNERMPGDLELCERYKVPIVLTSKGAPKDTFSRIHDWGGLAFHDVSSARHSEKAVEAGADALIAVCGGAGGHCGTINPFALVNEIREVTDKPIILAGGMSTGQDILAAQAMGATYVYMGTRFIACNESMADTRYAQTLIECTSKDIFFSAALDGAPANWVTPSLIEAGVDLEELATTIPGEVMPSGKVAERYSKVLSAGHGVGMVKRIESAVDLCAHLKSEYDTAKTAMLA
- a CDS encoding acyl-CoA dehydrogenase family protein, with translation MSAAEMIEKAQNASGYWSEERILIRDTARVFTINEVLPVANKLDPEKGDIPDDLIDKMGEMGYFGITIPEEKGGLGLGCFEYCVVAEQLARGWMSVASIIARGNGFYRSIPAATEEERAEKTALMAQGKYLGAFSMSEPNAGSDIASITCRAVDDGDHWLITGNKYWCTFADRADFIHVICRTETDPDAPRWAGLTAVAFEKPRGEFPEGCSGAPIPKIGYHGWRTYELAFDNARTPKYAAVGRKGNAFKAVASGLEAARAHTAARSIGLAQGALEDAMAYAKEREQFGRAIEKFQSIRFKIATMATEVEAARQLLYFVCNEIDSGRRCDTEAAMVKYFAAEMAERVTSEALQILGGAGYTTLHAVERYWRDARLTKIFEGSSEIQQRIISDNLLGK
- a CDS encoding CoA ester lyase, which gives rise to MSQKLMRLRRSQLAVPGVSEKMLTKAAASAADHVFCDLEDAVAPSAKPGARDTIAEALNNLDWGKTVRCVRVNDVGTEWCYEDIITVVEKAGKNLDTIMLPKPMNASDVQFADKLLSQLEMKLGLERRIGLEVLIEEVEAMQNVVEIANSCERLECMIFGMGDYAASQGLAVKNIGRTDGYPGDIFHYPRYHMTIAARAVGIDAVDGPFADFKNDKAYRVECLRALTLGMVGKWAIHPAQIEPALEVFSPSQSDVDFAREIIDVYEKAAAEGLGSVGHKGVMVDAASARLFQNTVNRANLIGM
- a CDS encoding MmgE/PrpD family protein yields the protein MSATYQLADKIVALRSDELDAEAETVAKQCLLDWFGVALQGAQEPVADIMAGELAGAKGDNKGSHSLVGRREKADLIDAAMINGTIGHALDYDDAIPASMGHATVPVAPTVLALATEMDASGDMAVRAFLAGYEAECALGRYFGEQHYARGYHATGTIGTFGAAAAASLLLGLDAKQTARALSLAATQASGLKALFGSMGKPMHAGRAAADGLLAARLIARGFDSIENGLEVKQGAGHVLAGNEPDKDIRLDKFGTQIRGTLFKYHAACYGTHAPIEAARDFMAAHNVDDVESIEIHVGTATIGMCDIEAPTSPLECKFSLHQTVAMALAGVDTASLENYSAAKAADPKLTALREKMSVISGFEDETGIMSAKLVIKTKDETVEFYRHMGHPNDNLEDQQNRLEAKYDALARPVLGEAADELKRAVLDLPQAPHVHHLMQSAVPV
- a CDS encoding CoA transferase, with amino-acid sequence MKDRKPFGALRDIRVIDLTQALAGPFGTMILADHGADVIKIESLSGDLSRTAGPYFADDTQKTHSGYFQSVNRNKRSVALNLKSEEGRAALIGLIRNADVLAENFRHGVMDKLGLAYETLREENPKLVYACLRGFGDARTGSSEYIDWPAFDVVAQAMGGVMSITGPDGETPTKVGPGIGDIAPGMFMAFGILAAVHHARNTGQGQFVDVSMVDGVLSVSERMVYQHFIAEKTPRPEGNHHPFIAPFGMFPTKDGFVTIAAPQDNFYETLCRELDAPQLLVDAEKVKISWRMGNTSEVIAGISAVTKNFTKDEIKQRIGGKVPMGPVMDMADIAQDPYFAARDMLPEIDVPGSAHKAPVAGTPVKMTETPGGVHHRGPYIGEHTCDVLREAGFDETQINDLLKAGFARQHQNEGEKHV